The genomic region GAGCGGTTACGCCCTCGGCAAACGCGCGTGTCCCGACGGCCCGTCACCGTGCCTCGGACTGGCTGGCCGGAGTACGGTGAGCCCATGCCTGATCCCTGGCAGCTGCGCGAGAGGGGTGCCTGATGGTCCTGCTGCGCCGGATCCTCGGCGACACGCTGCGGGCGCAGCGGCTCGCCCAGCAACGCACTCTCCGAGAGGTGTCCACGGCCGCGAAGGTGAGCCTCGGATACCTCTCCGAGGTCGAACGCGGTCAGAAGGAAGCCTCCTCCGAACTGCTCTCCTCGATCTGTGAGGCGCTCGGCGTACCGCTCTCGGAGGTCTTGCGCGACGTCAGCGACACGCTGGAAGTCGCGGAGACCGCTCCGGCGGCGAGCGCGAGCGTGCTGAACGCGGTCGAGCCGGTCGCGCTCAGTGGCGCTGTCGGCGGCGACGGTGCCGAGCTCGAGGTCGTCGGCGCGAACGGTGTCGTCGGCGGGTCCGGAATGAACGGACCGAGCCGGCTCGAGGTCCACCTCGACCAGCACCACCACCGTGACAGCCATCTGGACGCGCGCGGTCGCCACCGGGTGGTCGCGGCCGCGTGACCGGCCCGGTTCCTCCAGGCCTGGATCGTCCGCCCACGCGCCCCGAACCGGACGCGAGGGTGGTCGGTCGGGGCACGGCGGACGACCGGGTG from Cryptosporangium minutisporangium harbors:
- a CDS encoding helix-turn-helix transcriptional regulator; this encodes MVLLRRILGDTLRAQRLAQQRTLREVSTAAKVSLGYLSEVERGQKEASSELLSSICEALGVPLSEVLRDVSDTLEVAETAPAASASVLNAVEPVALSGAVGGDGAELEVVGANGVVGGSGMNGPSRLEVHLDQHHHRDSHLDARGRHRVVAAA